A single genomic interval of Bradyrhizobium sp. sBnM-33 harbors:
- a CDS encoding inner membrane-spanning protein YciB, which yields MIVFGLTGNLYLAVAIGVGIGLLRIGILKLRDKPIEPMQWMALGLVLVFGTASLITNDSRLLMAKPSISRLAIGLIMLRRGWMCRYLPQVARDTLPKVIIDRAGYAWAALMMTLAVLNIVVATTFDFQTWAWFASFGVIGAKVGAFTVNYVLFRAIVNRKLGPAPAR from the coding sequence GTGATCGTCTTTGGACTAACCGGCAACCTCTATCTGGCCGTAGCGATTGGCGTCGGGATTGGTCTGCTGCGTATCGGCATCCTGAAACTTAGAGATAAGCCGATTGAACCGATGCAGTGGATGGCTCTTGGTCTTGTGCTCGTGTTTGGTACAGCTTCGCTCATTACCAATGATAGTCGCCTCCTAATGGCGAAGCCAAGCATCAGCAGACTAGCGATCGGTTTGATCATGTTGCGGCGAGGTTGGATGTGCCGCTATCTGCCTCAAGTTGCGCGCGATACATTGCCGAAAGTCATCATTGACCGCGCCGGATATGCTTGGGCAGCACTAATGATGACGCTTGCTGTCCTAAATATAGTCGTCGCCACGACCTTCGATTTCCAGACTTGGGCTTGGTTCGCTTCATTCGGTGTCATTGGTGCCAAAGTTGGCGCGTTCACGGTAAACTATGTGCTCTTTAGGGCGATAGTGAACCGCAAATTGGGCCCAGCGCCAGCGCGATGA
- a CDS encoding transposase — translation MMGHQRVEQVALFYEFSLERHVPADHLLRSIDRFVDLDGLRRELSPFYSTIGRPSIAPELMIRMLLVGYCFGIRSERRLCEEVHLNLAYRWFCRLGLDGDVPDHSTFSKNRHGRFRDSDLLRRLFEDVLRRCIDEGLVGGEGFAVDASLIKADANRQNGVEGEKGLPPKAASRAVDEYLAVLDDAAFGAATEIVPKFISPADPAARWTGAHGGQAFFAYSTNYLIDVENAIIVDVEPTTAIRQAEVLAAKRMIERTAKNFGLHPSRLLGDSAYGSADMLGWLVDEHGIEPHVTVFDKSARKDGTFTREDFNYDPVSDVYICPGGKTLTTTGTRVNDGETLLYRASKADCDACALRPHCCPNTPARKVPRSIHERARDMARAIAKSWEGRASRRLRKKVEMLFAHLKRILKLDRLRLRGPNGARDEFLLAATAQNLRKLAKLVPMPQPNPA, via the coding sequence ATGATGGGACATCAGCGAGTTGAGCAGGTCGCGTTGTTCTATGAGTTTTCGCTCGAGCGGCACGTTCCGGCCGATCATTTGTTGCGATCGATCGACAGGTTCGTGGACCTCGATGGGTTAAGGCGAGAGCTATCCCCCTTCTACAGCACGATCGGGCGGCCCTCGATCGCGCCCGAGCTGATGATCCGGATGCTGTTGGTCGGTTACTGCTTCGGCATCCGCTCGGAGCGGCGCCTGTGCGAAGAGGTTCACCTCAACCTGGCATACCGCTGGTTCTGCCGCCTTGGGCTCGATGGTGACGTGCCCGATCATTCGACCTTCTCAAAGAACCGACATGGCCGCTTCCGCGATAGTGATCTGCTGCGACGGCTGTTCGAAGACGTCTTGCGCCGCTGCATCGACGAGGGTCTGGTTGGCGGAGAAGGCTTTGCGGTCGATGCTAGCCTGATCAAGGCCGATGCTAACCGGCAGAACGGCGTCGAGGGCGAAAAGGGGTTGCCGCCAAAAGCCGCAAGCCGTGCCGTCGACGAGTATCTAGCTGTCCTGGACGATGCGGCGTTTGGGGCCGCGACCGAGATCGTCCCCAAGTTCATCTCACCGGCTGATCCTGCCGCGCGCTGGACCGGTGCCCATGGCGGACAGGCTTTCTTTGCCTACTCCACGAACTATCTGATCGATGTGGAAAATGCGATCATTGTCGACGTTGAGCCGACCACAGCGATCCGGCAGGCAGAAGTTCTCGCTGCCAAGCGCATGATCGAGCGGACCGCAAAGAACTTCGGTCTTCACCCGTCCAGGCTTCTCGGTGACAGCGCCTATGGTTCAGCCGACATGCTGGGCTGGCTGGTCGATGAGCACGGCATCGAGCCGCATGTGACCGTGTTCGACAAATCAGCGCGCAAGGATGGGACCTTCACACGGGAGGACTTCAACTACGATCCAGTCAGCGACGTCTATATCTGTCCTGGCGGCAAGACGCTGACCACAACAGGGACGCGTGTGAATGATGGCGAGACGTTGCTTTATCGAGCGAGCAAGGCTGACTGTGACGCCTGCGCCTTGAGGCCACACTGCTGCCCGAACACGCCTGCTCGAAAGGTGCCTCGCTCGATCCATGAGAGAGCCCGCGACATGGCGCGGGCGATTGCTAAATCCTGGGAAGGTCGAGCATCGCGACGGCTACGTAAGAAGGTCGAAATGTTGTTCGCTCACCTCAAGCGCATTCTCAAGCTCGACCGACTGCGATTACGTGGACCAAACGGGGCTCGCGACGAGTTCCTCCTTGCAGCAACCGCCCAGAACCTCCGGAAACTAGCCAAGCTGGTCCCAATGCCGCAGCCAAATCCGGCCTGA